The sequence GCAGTACCTTTTGCCACGACTTTTTCTGCTTTCCATTTGATCATATTGACACCATCGGAAACTAATTCAGGAAGGAAAATTGATTAGGATTTTGTATTTGTAATCTATGGTCCTGCTTTAAGTTAAAGCAGGTTTCATGCTAATATAACAGAAGTGTTGCTAGCTATTTTTCAATTGTGATTTGTGGGAAATTGTGAAGAAGTGTGGAGAGCATCAAAGATATATTCAgtttatgaataaatatatttcttcagacacatttttatgattttgtagGAGCACTTCTTTCTGGAGAAAGAGTAGAAAGCGGTGCAATATTCTTGTTTGTGATGTTTGTGAAGAGGAGGTTTGTGTTCCCTTTCCTCAAATGTCCTTCCATTTAGTCTTTCTTGGAATAATTTATCCTTGTAACTGTGAATGATCAGAAAATAACGGAATGAGCTTACCTGATACTTATGTTATGTTTGGTACAGATTTGCTCGGATTGGTCAAGGTGTACATACTGGGGCCAAACTTACTGTGATAAGCATACATCTGATGGAACTCCTCAGTGCTGCAGCTGTTCAAGATTAAAGGTTTTTAAACCCGATTGAATCTATGCTCTAACAAATAAAGGTTGATAATGAGCTAAACAGGAACCATTCAATTAGTATgagaattataaaaaaatgaaattgctAGGGAATCTTCTTAACCACTAACAATTGTATGATGAATGAATAGCAAACATATAGACCATGAGCTTTCGAGCTGAGACACCGGCTTTACTTTCAATGATAACAGATGGCATACAATTACTCAGCTTATAAAATGCTAAACTGAGAACTTACTCACCTATTTGTAGATAGGAGACCTGAAGTATATCACTCTGAATGATGGTCGGAAACTTTGCTCCGATTGTCATTATACAGCAGTGACAGATCCTGGAGATTGTAAGCCCCTTCTTGATGAAGTGCACAGATTTTTCAAAGGAATGAACATGAAAATCCGATATTACATTCCAATTCTGTTAGTTGATGAAAAAGAGATGattaaaaatgttcaaaaggTAGGCAGAACAAGCTTTTACATTAGCAAGTGGAATTTTATTACTTCCATCACATTTTGTAGTAGTAATAGTGTTTGGTTGGTTTCACAGACATCACTTGGCTTGACTGTCTATGATAAATCTGAATTGGAAGCCATAACTTATGTGAGTATAGTGGTTTCTATTATAGATTTCTCTTTCCTATGGTATGCAGTCATCTAGTCTCTCATGTTGCATTCAATTCACTCATGCTAGGTGTCAAGGTCAATACAAAAGggtgaaaaaattaaagtggTGAAAGAAGTAGAGCATTTGGTTGAAGGACGCAAAGTGAAAGCAATGTGTCTTTTGTACGGCTTACCAAAGTAATCTTCTTAtgaacttcaatactttcacaTAACTTGTCTTCTTGATGGATCTAGTATATAACTCCAAGCAATTGTCATCCAGTAATTCCAGGAGAGTAAATAGGAAATATATCTCATGATCTTCATTAAGTTAGGATCATCAAATAAGCAATTTCAGTTTTGAAAAAGTCTTGAGCCTTGTTATATGCAATGAGGTATGATACCCAATAGGTCTATCTACAAACTATatacttcaaatataaaaagaatctgcattttcatatttcatgTAATAAACAATCACAAGATGTCACTTCTAATGAACATATCCTAGAATAAATAGTATGACCAGCTGAAGAAGTGCAACTGATTTAGAATAGTAGATGCGTCTCTCATTTTGCATTAAACACAACATATTTTGGGATTCAAAGAATCCATCAGAAAATCTGCACTATTAACAACCATTTACAGTTACTGTTCTTGCCTTAAGTAGTAGGTTTTTTTCATGCTACTCATCCCACTATGTCCTAAATTGGGATTGATGATGTCTATGTTTTTCCAAAGATAATGTGCTTCCAGTCTTTAAGAGGGGATATGTCAGGTCGAAACAAGCTCCCCACTAAAGACAAGTTATGGTATGCATAACTGGTCTTTGTAAACAGGTTGGACTTGGGAGCAACTTTGGCTCATGAAATGATGCACGCTTGGATGAAGATTGAAGGTGCTTTCCAGCTTTCTCCAATAATTTGTTGTTGGTTTTGTCTAGTTTAAACTAAATATAATGGAAAATAAACTAGTGAACAGCATTCCAAATAAACCTGTTTTTTTCTCAATGATATATAGGGTATGAGGGGCTGTCCCTAAACATCGCAGAAGGTATTTGTGAAGTTATGGCTCACAAGTGGCTAGAATGGCAATCTTTTACTGgtgatgaaaacataaaaggtACAAGTGAAAAAGCTCAGTTCTTGAGAAATCTGAAAGAGTTTCTGAAAGATGGAATTGAAAAAAGCCATTCTGAGGCATATGGTCATGGATTTAGAGAAGCAAAATGGGCAGTTGAACGTTATGGTTTAAGATGCACACTGGAACATATATCTCATACAGGCAAGTTACCTGAGTGATTTCATGGCCTTTCTGCTTTAGAAGAACTTGTGTGCCATTCTTAGAATTTTGGACATCCTGGCATTTCTCTGTGAATTTCTGGAGATATAGGTTTCCCGGCATGCGTGTCATAAAATAAATccatttcacaaaatttttggAGGAATCATTTGTGTTCCTGTTAAGATTACAAAATTTGAAGAGCAAAGCACATGTTTATCATATATACAACTATCCAGAGGATAGAGCAGTAGTTCAATCCATACTTTTGCTACTATTTGAGGATTTCATGACTAATTAGAAATGCCCCACTGAGACTCTCCTTATTTTGATTGGGCCATGGTCCATAACACACAcacagaaaaaagaaagaaacaatgCAAAGCAGAATAATTTGAAGATTTAATGGTAACCAATAGGAGCAGCTGCCTCCTGCAGTTTCTTTCCTTGATAATGGATATCCTGAATAACATGAGCAATAACTAAATCAGTTGCATCAATAACTTTTGCACAAGCAAACCTTAGAAAAAATTGCCAGCTCAAAATGTGGAAATTCGCAGTGATGTTTAAGATTGATCTAAGAAAACAGAAGATGAACACTTACAGATGCGAAATGGTTAACATCTCTATGATGAGCTTCATCAGCACGGATGACAGTGATAACATCCTTTAGAGT comes from Solanum pennellii chromosome 1, SPENNV200 and encodes:
- the LOC107008119 gene encoding protein DA1-like isoform X1 translates to MYSNRYLDEGPSYESYHLSEDENEDMVRAIEFSLQESKAEEIYTGDTEYPQIDEVEELAQALEETTLSSTDLSTSTGGRELKWWKLFKELNPFVHASRSTSFWRKSRKRCNILVCDVCEEEICSDWSRCTYWGQTYCDKHTSDGTPQCCSCSRLKIGDLKYITLNDGRKLCSDCHYTAVTDPGDCKPLLDEVHRFFKGMNMKIRYYIPILLVDEKEMIKNVQKVGRTSFYISKWNFITSITFCSSNSVWLVSQTSLGLTVYDKSELEAITYVSRSIQKGEKIKVVKEVEHLVEGRKVKAMCLLYGLPKLDLGATLAHEMMHAWMKIEGYEGLSLNIAEGICEVMAHKWLEWQSFTGDENIKGTSEKAQFLRNLKEFLKDGIEKSHSEAYGHGFREAKWAVERYGLRCTLEHISHTGKLPE
- the LOC107008119 gene encoding protein DA1-related 1-like isoform X2 — protein: MYSNRYLDEGPSYESYHLSEDENEDMVRAIEFSLQESKAEEIYTGDTEYPQIDEVEELAQALEETTLSSTDLSTSTGGRELKWWKLFKELNPFVHASRSTSFWRKSRKRCNILVCDVCEEEICSDWSRCTYWGQTYCDKHTSDGTPQCCSCSRLKIGDLKYITLNDGRKLCSDCHYTAVTDPGDCKPLLDEVHRFFKGMNMKIRYYIPILLVDEKEMIKNVQKTSLGLTVYDKSELEAITYVSRSIQKGEKIKVVKEVEHLVEGRKVKAMCLLYGLPKLDLGATLAHEMMHAWMKIEGYEGLSLNIAEGICEVMAHKWLEWQSFTGDENIKGTSEKAQFLRNLKEFLKDGIEKSHSEAYGHGFREAKWAVERYGLRCTLEHISHTGKLPE